The DNA window CTGGATTGCACCCAGATGAAATCTTCATCCGTGACTCACGCACTCTGCAAGATATCACGACTGGAACCACTCAGGCGGTAATTCTGATGTCCGCATTCTTAGGTAGCGTTCGCCTAATCGACAATCAAACTGTTGATATAGCATTAGAGACCAAAGAAGACTCAGAATCTGGTGCAGCTCCTTCAGCAAGCGCAGAGTAATAACACAGCGAATGCCGAATAACCTGAGCTCAGGTTAAATAAAAAGGTCGACTTAATGTCGACCTTTTTTGTACTTAATGCATTGTCGGGATATATCGACAACCCATATGTTATGAACGCAGACCAATGCCTTTCGTCACCAGATAGTGTGCGATCGCATACAGCACAACGACAAATACAGTGAGTACGCTGAATGAAGTCACAATACCCACATCTGATACACCTAAGAAGCCGTAACGGAACGCATTAACCATATAGACGATCGGATTGATTTTAGACACACCCTGCCAGAACTCAGGCAGTAAGCTGATCGAATAAAACACCCCGCCGAGGTAAGTCAGAGGAGTTAAAACAAAGGTTGGGATGATGGAAATATCATCAAACGTTTTTGCGTATACCGCGTTAATTAAACCGCCAAGTGCAAACACAACTGAGGTCATAAATACCGTCGCAACAATGATCCCCCAATGCTCCACCTGCAGATCCACAAACAACAGAGAAACACAGGTGACGATCGCACCGACCAACAAACCACGGGTAACACCACCCATTACATAACCCATGATGATCACATAGTTAGGTACAGGGGCAACCAGCAACTCTTCAATGTTTTTCTGTAGCTTAGCGCTGAAGAAAGATGAGGCAACGTTGGAATAAGAGTTAGTGATCACTGACATCATAATCAGGCCGGGAACGATGTATTCCATATAGGTAAAACCGCTCATTTCACCAATTCGGGAACCAATTAAGTTACCGAAAATGATGAAATAAAGTGTCATGGTAATCGCCGGCGGAACCAGTGTCTGTACCCAGATACGCGAGAAACGGGTGACTTCTTTGCCCAGCAAACTGCGAAATGCGGTCCAATATAATCCGTACATTTACTTGCTCCCTTCTCTGACAATACTTACGAACAGCTCTTCCAGTCGGTTAGCTTTGTTTCGCATCGACAATACTTTGATACCATGTTCAGTAAGCTGACTAAATACTGAGTTCAAGCCTTGGCTCTTATCCAGCTCAATCTCAAGTGAACCTTCCACCAGGCTCTGGCGATTTACCCCAGTCAGTTCTGGTACTTCACCATCGCATTCAATATCAAGAATGAAAGTTTCAACGCTCAACTTTCCAAGAAGTGATTTCATTGTCGTGTTTTCAATCAGCTCACCACGATTAATGATGCCGATATTGCGACACAGCATTTCGGCTTCTTCTAAATAGTGGGTGGTCAGGATAATAGTGATCCCCTGCTCCTTATTGATCTCTTTAAGAAAATCCCACATCGAGCGGCGTAATTCGATGTCAACACCGGCAGTAGGCTCATCAAGGATCAACAGTTTCGGTTCATGCATAAGAGCACGGGCAATCATCAAACGACGCTTCATACCACCAGACAGATTTCGGGCACGCTCTGCGCGCTTTTCCCACAGATCAAGCTTCTTGAGGTACTTTTCTGCGCGCTCTTTCGCTAGCCCTTTTGGTACGCCGTAATAACCGGCTTGCTGGATAACGATCTGCTCAACGGTTTCAAACTGGTTGAAGTTAAATTCCTGAGGTACAAGACCTAAGTTCTGTTTGGCTAATTCAAGATCGGTATCAATGTCGTAACCAAAAACTTTAGTGGTTCCTGAAGTCTTATTAACGAGAGAAGCGATAATGCCGATTGTGGTGGATTTCCCTGCCCCGTTTGGGCCAAGAAGCGCGTAAAAGTCACCTTTTTGAACTTGTAGACTGATGCCTTTTAACGCCTCAAATCCGCCTGCATACGTCTTGCGAAGCTGTTCGATTTCTAATGCGTACATAGCGTAGTGGTTGCCATCTGTTTGTAATTCGTGATTGCGGATACCAATTGGAATCTTTGAGCAATTCAGAGCCTATAACTCTGAACTATCTTTCGGTATTGCACTGAAGGGCGATTAGTTTATCGTTGAATAACGATGTTTACAATTAAACCTTTCCATAAACTTAGAAGCATTACTCGCCCCTGATTCTGGGGTTATCAGAGCTGACGAAAAGATCGATTTGTACAGATAAGCAAGAAATGAAAAGAGCAGCACTGCCAGCAGCAGCAAACAGTGCTGTTTTCGTATTACGCTGTAATTCGTTGGTACTGTGCCTTTTCTACATGAGACACCGCCGCATTTAAAGCTTCGTAGCGGAACCCGTAAATATTGTCGTCAGGCACCAGATCGATCACATGGAATTTTTCCAACTGTTCTCGAGTACGCTGATTCGGACACAGCAGATACACTTCACAATTAGCGTCTAGCGCGTCTTTAATCGCGTTTTCCAGGGCAAGACCTACCGTCACATCGATCATTGGAACATCCGTAAGATCCAAAATCATCGCTTCGTAATCTGCAATACTAGAATGCTGGCGCGAAATCGCCTTTGACACGCTGAAGATCATCGGTCCAGAGAGATAAAAGAACAATACTGTACCATTGGCACGATCCAGTAATCCCCTCTCACTGTCCGTTAAAGGTACGTCATCCTCATCCGCATCACTGATGGCTTTTACCTGACGCGCCTGCTCCCGGCTCAAGCGCTCGATAATAATGATATTGGAAATGAATACGCCAAGACCGACGGCGACAATCAGATCAACAAATACCGTCAATAACATCACACCATACATCACGGCCATTCCCGAAAAACTGACCTTATGAGCACGCTGAATAAAACTCCAGTCGAGAATGTTAAAACCGACATAGACAGCAATACCGGCCAGTACCGCCATTGGAATCGGCTCCGTCAAACCACCAGCTACAAGCACAACTAACGCAAGCATAAGCGCACGAACTACACCCGATAATGGCGAACGAGCACCAACCTGAATGTTGGTTACTGTTCCCATGGTTGCACCCGCGCCTGGAAGGGCACCAAACAGACCAGCAATCATATTTGCTATACCCTGACCGCGAAGCTCCTTATCAGAGTCGTGTTCTTTACGCGTTAGTGAGTCACCGATAACCGCGGTCAGCAAGGTATCAATACAGCCAAGCGTACCCAAAACCAATGCATCAATGACCATTTCAACAAACATATCCGGATTGATATGTGGTGCGACTAACGAAGGTAAACCAGCAGGGATTTCGCCAATACGGCGGATATCATCGGTATCAAACAGAATCACTGAGAGCAAAGTGACGGCAACCAATGCAACCAACTGAGCTGGCACGTACTTTCTATATTGTTTAGGGAATAAGAATAAAATGGCTAACGTCAGCAAGCCCAAAAACAACTCACTGAATTTGAGATTAGAAATGGTTTCCGGTAGTGCTGATAACGTCCCTAGAACTCCGCCTGCGGGTGCGGCATGCCCCAGCAATGGTGACAGCTGAAGTATAATCAGGATAACGCCGATACCTGACATAAATCCGGAGATAACGCTGTAAGGCATCAAAGTAACATATTTACCTAGCTTCAGAGTGCCAAGTAAAATCTGAAATGCCCCCGCCATCATCACAACCGTAAACGTCATGGCCATGCCCGTTTCAGGGTATTTGACCATCATACTGGTCAGTACCGCCGTCATGATAACGGTCATTGGTCCGGTCGGCTCGGAGATTAAGGTATTTGAACCACCAAAGAGAGCAGCAAACAAACCGACCATGATTGCCCCCCAGAGACCAGCCTCAGCACCCGCTCCAGAAGCGACACCGAAAGCTAAAGCCAAAGGGAGAGAGATAATTGCCGTGGTTACCCCGCCAAATATATCCCCTTTTAAATTGATATTTTCGAAACGACTACCGAACACAACTAAGTTCCCTGTATGAATATCAAAAAGTAAAACCTCATCACTTCATCAGTGACACTAAGCCTAAAACCATAAATAATTCATGGTCTAAGGCGAGATTTGAATAAACGAGGTCAATTGTACGAGTTTATTGGCAAGAAGACGTCAGATGAGTCCTGCCGGATGAATATTTAACGGGATCGAAATTGTAACATTGTGTATAGTTGAAATCGTGATCGCTTGCTATATTGAAACAGCTCAGCTTTCAGTGTTTTGGTCTTTTTAGGGAAGTAATTTGCAAGATGCCGGAAATTAAAAAACTATTCGAGAATAATTCAAAATGGTCAGACGAAATCAAATCTGAACGACCAGAATATTTTACTAAGTTAGCAGAGGGTCAAAAGCCCGACTTTCTTTGGATTGGTTGTTCCGATAGCCGCGTACCAGCAGAGCGTTTAACCGGTCTGTTCTCTGGTGAATTATTTGTTCACCGTAATGTTGCAAACCAAGTCATCCACACAGACCTCAACTGCCTTTCAGTTGTTCAATATGCTGTAGACGTACTTAAAGTAAAACACATCATAGTATGTGGTCACTACGGCTGTGGTGGTGTTAACGCTGCTATTGATAACCCGCAACTCGGTCTTATCAACAACTGGTTGCTGCACATTCGTGATCTTTACTTCAAGCATCGTACGTACCTTGACCAAATGCCGCTTGAAGATCGCAGCGATAAACTTGGTGAGATAAACGTTGCGGAGCAAGTGTATAACCTAGGTAACTCAACCATTATGCAAAATGCATGGGAACGAGGACAGGATGTTGAAATTCATGGCGTCGTTTACGGTATTGAAGATGGCCGTTTAGAGTATCTGGGTATCCGTTCTAACTCTAAAGAAACCGTTGAAGAGTCGTACCAGAAAGCGATGGCGACGATTTTAAACACCGATAACAAGCTGTTGTGTCGCTAATCAGCGCAGCAGTATATAGATTAAATAAAAAACGCCCTGTCGGGCGTTTTTTGTATTTAAATTCTGAACTCAATTATTCTTGAGGAACAACTTTACCGATATATGGTAGGTGACGGTATTTCTGAGCGTAATCAATACCTACGCCAACGACAAACTCATCTGGAATTTCAAAACCGATCCAATCAACCGGTACGTTAACTTCACGTCGTGATGGCTTATCCAGTAGAGTACAAATTGCGATAGACTTTGGCTCACGAAGAGACAAAATTTCGCGAATCTTGTTCAGCGTGTTACCTGTATCAATAATATCTTCAACAAGCAGGACATCTTTACCTTTAATGTCGTCGTCTAGGTCTTTCAGGATACGTACATCACGAGAGCTTTCCATTGTGTTGCCATAGCTTGATGCGGTCATGAAATCAACTTGGTGAGTCAGGTCAATAGCGCGAGCCAAATCAGCCATAAATACAAATGAACCACGTAATAAGCCAACCAAAACAAGGTCTTCGCTGCCTTGGTAGCGCTCTGTAATTTGTTTGCCTAACTCACGAATTCGATCCTGTACTTCTTGCTCAGAGATCATGACTTCTATTGTGTGTTTCATACTGTGCTCAATTTATTTGTTGGGTTGAGGCAAGTCGCACGCAAACGATCACCTAATTTTACGGCGTGTAGTGTATCACCACGCTATGTAGGTTGAAAGCCACAAGCGATTGCAAAATTTATTGGAAGCACGACCGATATTTCTAAAAAAATTGTCCGGAAAGTGTCAACATTTCTGGAATTGCTGTCTACAAATTACACAGCAACTGTTGACCCAGAACATATGCACCATTACACTCATGTCTGCTTTATGTAATTATTAAAATAATTAATTAGGGGTATATACCCCATATATACAACTCAAATGGCAAGGTAAATATAATGGACTCAATTGCAAAGAGAGCCCGTACTAGGCTTTCCCCTATCAAACGTAAGCAACAACTCATGGAAATCGCGATCGAAGTGTTTGCTCGTCGTGGCATTGGTCGAGGTGGTCATGCTGACATTGCAGAAATCGCTCAAGTATCTGTTGCTACTGTTTTTAACTATTTCCCAACCCGGGAAGATCTTGTTGATGAAGTGCTGAACCATGTAGTACGTCAGTTCTCGAACTTTTTATCAGACAATATAGATCTCGATCTTCACGCTCGCGATAATATTGCTAATATCACTAACGCAATGATCGAGCTGGTAAATCAGGATTGTCACTGGCTGAAAGTTTGGTTTGAATGGAGTGCATCTACACGTGATGAAGTGTGGCCGCTATTCGTTTCAACTAACCGCACTAATCAGCTACTTGTACAGAACATGTTCATCAAAGCAATTGAGCGTGGTGAAATCTGTAACAAGCATCAACCAGAACATTTGACCAACCTATTCCACGGTATTTGCTACTCACTGTTTGTTCAGGCAAATCGATTTAAAGGTGAAGATGAACTGAAACACCTCGTCAATTCTTACCTAGATATGCTCTGTATTTACGATCGAGTTAAGTAAAATTTAAATCCGAAATCACAAAGCCCAGCTGATGCTGGGCTTTTTTATACTTAAAAGAACATATGCTCTCGCACACAAAAAAGCCGCTGAATGTCAGCGGCTTTTGTTACTCAGCAGAGAAACTTACTTCTTCTTAACTGCTTTTTTGTTTGGAAGGTCAGTGATAGAACCTTCGAAGACTTCAGCAGCCAGACCTACAGATTCATGTAGAGTCGGGTGAGCGTGGATAGTCAGAGCGATATCTTCAGCATCACAACCCATCTCGATTGCAAGACCGATTTCGCCTAGCAGTTCACCACCGTTAGTACCAACGATAGCACCACCAATTACGCGATGAGTTTCTTTGTCGAAGATTAGCTTAGTCATACCGTCTGAACAGTCAGATGCGATTGCACGACCTGATGCTGCCCATGGGAATGTTGCCACTTCGTACTTGATGCCTTCTTCTTTCGCTTCTTTCTCAGTCTTACCAACCCAAGCCACTTCTGGCTCAGTGTATGCGATTGAAGGGATAACTTTAGGGTCAAAGTAGTGCTTCTTACCAGAGATAACTTCAGCCGCTACGTGACCTTCGTGCACACCTTTGTGAGCAAGCATTGGTTGGCCAACGATGTCACCGATTGCGAAGATATGAGGAACGTTAGTACGCATTTGCTTATCAACGTTGATGAAGCCGCGCTCGTCAATTTCCAGACCCGCTTTTTCACCGTCGATTAGTTTACCGTTTGGTACACGACCGATAGCAACAAGAACTGCATCGTAGCGCTCTGCTTCTGCAGGTGCTTTCTTGCCTTCCATTGAAACGTAAATACCGTCTTCTTTCGCTTCAACTGCCGTTACTTTCGTTTCCAGCATTAGCTTGAACTTGTCTTTGATACGCTTGGTGTAAACCTTGACGATATCTTTGTCTGCAGCAGGGATTACCTGGTCAAACATCTCAACAACTTCAACTTTAGAACCCAGAGAGTGGTAAACCGTACCCATTTCCAGACCGATGATACCACCACCCATGATAAGTAGTTTTTCTGGCACTTCTTTCAGTTCAAGAGCATCAGTAGAGTCCCAAATACGTGGGTCTTCATGCGGGATAAATGGCAGTTTGATTGGACGAGAGCCAGCAGCTACGATTGCGTTGTCAAAGTTAACAACTGTCGACTCGCCTTCACCTTCTACAAGGATAGAGTTAGGGCCTGTGAACTTACCGTAACCGTTAACAACTGTTACGTTACGCATCTTAGCCATACCGCCAAGACCGCCAGTCAGTTGGTTAACAACTTTCTCTTTCCAGATACGGATCTTGTTGATATCAGTTTGCGGTTCACCAAAAACAACGCCGTGGTCAGCCATTGCTTTCGCTTCTTCAATAACTTTAGAAACGTGAAGAAGTGCTTTAGATGGGATACAACCCACGTTCAGACACACACCGCCTAGAGTGCTGTAACGTTCAACTAGTACAGTTTCAAGACCTAGATCCGCACAACGGAATGCCGCGGAGTAACCAGCAGGACCAGAACCAAGTACAACAACTTGGGCTTTAATTTCTTTGCTCATTTTGACCTCTTGTAGTCATTATCCCTAACAGGCTGAGTGATTTTTTGATTCTTTTTTTGTTTAAGTAAGGTTTTAAACAGTGATTTCAGACCGCTAACAGTTTACAGAGATGTTAATGGTGTGAAAAGTAAATCAATTTAGCCTGTGAGCTAGACAACAATTCGCTTGTAAAATCCCTTACGAGAGTAAGAGAGATGAAGAAATTGTCGATAACGATTAGTAATAGAGGCGGCTAATTGGCCGCCTCTCATTCATCTAACTTCTATTAAAGAACCAGACGACGAATGTCAGATAGACATGAATTCAGGTAAGTAATGAAGCGCGCACCTTCAGCACCATCGATCACACGGTGGTCGTATGATAGAGACAGTGGAAGTTGTAGACGCGGTTCGAACTCTTTACCGTTCCATACCGGTTTCATCTCTGACTTAGACACACCCAGGATACCAACTTCTGGTGCGTTTACGATTGGAGTAAACGCAGTACCGCCGATGCCACCAAGGCTAGAGATAGTGAAACAGCCACCTTGCATGTCAGCTGCAGTTAGCTTACCAGCACGTGCTTTCTTAGAAACAACCATTAGCTCTTCAGATAGCTCGTAGATGCCTTTCTTGTTCACGTCTTTAAATACAGGAACAACCAGACCGTTTGGCGTATCTACCGCGATACCAACGTTCACGTATTTCTTCAGGATTAGGCTCTCACCGTCTTCTGATAGAGAAGAGTTGAACGCAGGGAACGCTTCAAGTGCTTTAGCTACCGCTTTCATGATGAACACAAGTGGAGTGATCTTCATGCCAGTGTCTTTCTTCGCTTCAATCGCGTTTTGCTCTTTACGGAATGCTTCAAGAGCCGTGATGTCTGCGTTATCCCACTGTGTAACGTGCGGGATCATTACCCAGTTACGGTGTAGGTTAGCACCAGAGATCTTCTTAATGCGAGATAGAGGTTGAACTTCTGTCTCACCGAACTTGCTGAAGTCCACTTTTGGCCATGGTAGTAGACCAAGAGCTGCACCGTCGCCTTTGCCAGATGCTGCTGCACCAGACTCAAGACGCTTAA is part of the Vibrio sp. B1FLJ16 genome and encodes:
- a CDS encoding ABC transporter ATP-binding protein, with product MYALEIEQLRKTYAGGFEALKGISLQVQKGDFYALLGPNGAGKSTTIGIIASLVNKTSGTTKVFGYDIDTDLELAKQNLGLVPQEFNFNQFETVEQIVIQQAGYYGVPKGLAKERAEKYLKKLDLWEKRAERARNLSGGMKRRLMIARALMHEPKLLILDEPTAGVDIELRRSMWDFLKEINKEQGITIILTTHYLEEAEMLCRNIGIINRGELIENTTMKSLLGKLSVETFILDIECDGEVPELTGVNRQSLVEGSLEIELDKSQGLNSVFSQLTEHGIKVLSMRNKANRLEELFVSIVREGSK
- the hpt gene encoding hypoxanthine phosphoribosyltransferase; the protein is MKHTIEVMISEQEVQDRIRELGKQITERYQGSEDLVLVGLLRGSFVFMADLARAIDLTHQVDFMTASSYGNTMESSRDVRILKDLDDDIKGKDVLLVEDIIDTGNTLNKIREILSLREPKSIAICTLLDKPSRREVNVPVDWIGFEIPDEFVVGVGIDYAQKYRHLPYIGKVVPQE
- a CDS encoding ABC transporter permease, producing the protein MYGLYWTAFRSLLGKEVTRFSRIWVQTLVPPAITMTLYFIIFGNLIGSRIGEMSGFTYMEYIVPGLIMMSVITNSYSNVASSFFSAKLQKNIEELLVAPVPNYVIIMGYVMGGVTRGLLVGAIVTCVSLLFVDLQVEHWGIIVATVFMTSVVFALGGLINAVYAKTFDDISIIPTFVLTPLTYLGGVFYSISLLPEFWQGVSKINPIVYMVNAFRYGFLGVSDVGIVTSFSVLTVFVVVLYAIAHYLVTKGIGLRS
- the lpdA gene encoding dihydrolipoyl dehydrogenase, with product MSKEIKAQVVVLGSGPAGYSAAFRCADLGLETVLVERYSTLGGVCLNVGCIPSKALLHVSKVIEEAKAMADHGVVFGEPQTDINKIRIWKEKVVNQLTGGLGGMAKMRNVTVVNGYGKFTGPNSILVEGEGESTVVNFDNAIVAAGSRPIKLPFIPHEDPRIWDSTDALELKEVPEKLLIMGGGIIGLEMGTVYHSLGSKVEVVEMFDQVIPAADKDIVKVYTKRIKDKFKLMLETKVTAVEAKEDGIYVSMEGKKAPAEAERYDAVLVAIGRVPNGKLIDGEKAGLEIDERGFINVDKQMRTNVPHIFAIGDIVGQPMLAHKGVHEGHVAAEVISGKKHYFDPKVIPSIAYTEPEVAWVGKTEKEAKEEGIKYEVATFPWAASGRAIASDCSDGMTKLIFDKETHRVIGGAIVGTNGGELLGEIGLAIEMGCDAEDIALTIHAHPTLHESVGLAAEVFEGSITDLPNKKAVKKK
- a CDS encoding LuxR/HapR/OpaR family quorum-sensing transcriptional regulator, which gives rise to MDSIAKRARTRLSPIKRKQQLMEIAIEVFARRGIGRGGHADIAEIAQVSVATVFNYFPTREDLVDEVLNHVVRQFSNFLSDNIDLDLHARDNIANITNAMIELVNQDCHWLKVWFEWSASTRDEVWPLFVSTNRTNQLLVQNMFIKAIERGEICNKHQPEHLTNLFHGICYSLFVQANRFKGEDELKHLVNSYLDMLCIYDRVK
- the can gene encoding carbonate dehydratase; this encodes MPEIKKLFENNSKWSDEIKSERPEYFTKLAEGQKPDFLWIGCSDSRVPAERLTGLFSGELFVHRNVANQVIHTDLNCLSVVQYAVDVLKVKHIIVCGHYGCGGVNAAIDNPQLGLINNWLLHIRDLYFKHRTYLDQMPLEDRSDKLGEINVAEQVYNLGNSTIMQNAWERGQDVEIHGVVYGIEDGRLEYLGIRSNSKETVEESYQKAMATILNTDNKLLCR
- a CDS encoding SulP family inorganic anion transporter, with protein sequence MFGSRFENINLKGDIFGGVTTAIISLPLALAFGVASGAGAEAGLWGAIMVGLFAALFGGSNTLISEPTGPMTVIMTAVLTSMMVKYPETGMAMTFTVVMMAGAFQILLGTLKLGKYVTLMPYSVISGFMSGIGVILIILQLSPLLGHAAPAGGVLGTLSALPETISNLKFSELFLGLLTLAILFLFPKQYRKYVPAQLVALVAVTLLSVILFDTDDIRRIGEIPAGLPSLVAPHINPDMFVEMVIDALVLGTLGCIDTLLTAVIGDSLTRKEHDSDKELRGQGIANMIAGLFGALPGAGATMGTVTNIQVGARSPLSGVVRALMLALVVLVAGGLTEPIPMAVLAGIAVYVGFNILDWSFIQRAHKVSFSGMAVMYGVMLLTVFVDLIVAVGLGVFISNIIIIERLSREQARQVKAISDADEDDVPLTDSERGLLDRANGTVLFFYLSGPMIFSVSKAISRQHSSIADYEAMILDLTDVPMIDVTVGLALENAIKDALDANCEVYLLCPNQRTREQLEKFHVIDLVPDDNIYGFRYEALNAAVSHVEKAQYQRITA